In Vanessa cardui chromosome 24, ilVanCard2.1, whole genome shotgun sequence, the genomic window gtaagtaaGTCAGTTAGTTTATCCAAACTACGGTTTACGTACTTATACTCTTAATTTTAATTGGGCAAATCGATTTGCGCAAGTGAACGACTTGAGGTTGAAGTTATTTGTTAAcgataaaatatgattattgacATTACGTACGGTACGGTACGGTGCGACACGAAATAAAAAGCTCCGTAATATTCTCAcagtaaaaatacataaagtcaATAaacgtgtgtgtttgtgtgcttATAATTGACTGATGCCTAAGTGTTatagtattgataaataaaaagatatatataataaccctaataatatataataactaataattctaGTACATAAAAGTGCaccaaaaaagaaaaagacGAGAAACCTTAACAGGAATAGTGAGTGGCGATCAATTGTGATTGTAAAGTGAGTGCAAGAGTATTAATAAGCAGTAAACAATTACATAAAGTATATCTTATGCACAaagaaatgataaacaaatcggaataaacaacaataactttttgtgtCGGTAACagctaaataaaaatagtgactGAGTTTGAGAAGTATTAACCTACCTTCAGTTAATTTTATACGTCATAACAATGATACATAaggaataacatttttaactctCCGACGAGTAAGTGATTGGTGTAGCGGCAAAGGCCCTATGGTGTCACTCGTCGTGTTCGGGATCGATTCTCAGCTAAGGCTACTTATTCGTACttgcatgtttatatttttttttttatatattttttttttctttgaatataTGTCAGTGAAGAAAATTaggaaaaattattaattgaagcattatttcaataactatgccaccaaaaaaaaataatgttaataaaagaacAGAATCAGTATGCACTAAGtgcaaagtattaataaaagagGAAGACTATCTTAATTGTGCCCTATGTACAAAAATCTACCACAAAGTATGCATCAACAGTATCGATGATATTGGTAGTAATGACACCTGGGTTTGCCACGAGTGTAAAGCTAATAGCCGACGCcgagtaaataatacaattacacCAACGGTTAAGAATGTAACTAAgatttttgaaaacaataaagtCAAAACTACTGATTGCAAATCTAATTCTTCTTCGCCTaaagatatacaaataacaaaacaagacattagagatataattaaaaatgaaatacagaGTATGAGGACTGGTTTATTAGTAGATATTAGAAGTATGCTAAGAGATTTGATACAGGAAGAATTAAAGTCAGTTAGagaagaaataaacaatatagaacAGTCGAtgatttttttgaatgaaaGCTATGAAtctgcaaaaaataatatagcaaaATACCAAACCAAGTTAGATAACCttgaaaaagaaaccaaaaatcAACAATCAGTTATACAAAACTTACAAAATAGACTAGAGAACATGGACCAGCAAAACAGatgtaataatatagaaattcaAAACTTACCAGAACACAGGAATGAAAATTTGATAACAACTATAATGCAAATAGCCAAAACAGTGTCGTGCAACATCATGGAAGACGACATAGTTCAATGCACTAGAGttgcaaaaattaataacaacaacaaaagaccgcgttctataataataaaattcgcaACACCAAGGCTGAGAGACACTATGTTAGCTCACGTAATTAAGTTCAACAAAATAAACCAGCAAGATAAAATCAACACTAGTCACATCGGGCTGGCAGGAGACAAGAAACCTATTTACATTATGGAACACCTGTCACCTGCAAATAAAGCATTACATGCGGCGACCAGGTTAAAAACTAAGGAAAAACGCTACCGTTTTGTTTGGGTTAGGCAAGGAAAAATATTCGTGCGGAAATCGGAAACGGCGGaatgcatatgtataaaaaaccaATCAACTTTAGACAAGTTAGAATAAGACAGGAGATGTTCAATGCATGATTGGCAAGAGAAAACTCATAAAATTCTTTCCGTTATCTATATATTACCAAAACGTTCGAGGGCTTCGTACAAAAACACATGAGTTTCTATGCAACCTTCTGAGCTGTAACCATGATATTGTAATACTCACAGAAACTTGGCTAAACAACCAAATCAACGACTCCGAATTGTTTGATAACCGGTATGTTGTCTACAGAAAAGATAGAGAAAATTCAatctttcataaaaataaagaaggaGGTGGTGTATTAGTGGCAGTTTTGAAAAAATTTAACTCGTACAGACTAAAAACATATGAAAGTAATTGTGAGGAATTATGGGTAAGAGTTCAAACAGCGAATAGTAGCTGCTATGGAATTAACATATGTGCGATTTACCTTCCTCCTCCTGTAAAAAATGAGGTTCTTactcatttcatagaaaattaCAACAGGATCTCcgaaatcattaaaaatgttgttgtcGTCGGTGATTTTAATCTAAGCTGCATAAAATGGTCTCCAAACGAAACGGACGTCacctacattaataaaaacaacataaatgtaGCAAAGgaatttgtaaattatgtatgtcttaataattttactcaaCACAACAATGTTAGCAACTGCAATGATAGAATACTAGATTTAGTTTTGAGcgataacaataacattaaagtgTCGCAGAATTTCATACCTCTGGTACCAGCCGATCAATTTCATCCACCGCTAGAGATACTTATTCATAATAACACGTCATCCAAaggaatttataataacacagaGGAAATAAGAATGAATTTTTTCAAGGcagattatgataaaataaacagtgCACTGGATGAAATTGACTGGCTGCATGAATTCAAAAATTGCAGTACAGTTAACGAAATGGTCGATATCTTTTACCAGAGACTacacgaaataataaataaatatgtacctaaatGTAAATCCAAGGGCAACAAGCACCCACCGTGGTTTACAAGATGTCTTATCAAAATGATAGGAGAAAAACATAAGCTACTAAAAAAATTCAGACTATACGGGAATCCATTAGATGAAATATCATTGCAAATATTAAGTAAACGTTGTAGGGTGCAATCAAAGGAATGCTATAAtaactacattaaaaatattgaagattgTATAGGCAGGAATCCAAAAtacttttggatttttttaaaaaataaaaataaaaaatataatagctatCCTAATAATATGTACATGCAGGGTAAAAATGTAGAGGGagaaatcaaaatctgtaaCGCGTTTGTGTCGCATTTTTCAGCAGTGTATAATTATCGCACACCACCATCACAAACCACCATAGAAGATCGGGGGACTGACTTGATGGGCACATCTCTTCTGAACCATTTGCATATtgaaagaaaatcaataaagctttatttaaatagtcttaaaataaacaaaagcacaGGCTCAGATGACATCCCACCTATATTCCTGAAAAGATGTGCTAATCAATTAAGTGGTCCGTTATGCTTAATATTTAACAAGAGTCTGCAAACAGGAACATTTCCCTTGAAATGGAAAGGTTGTCCCAATCCACAAATCAGGTGATGtagatataattgaaaattataggcCAATATCTATTTTACCAGTAATTGCCAAAACTTTCGAAGCCATGGTTCTTCCGCaccttactttttattttaagcaacaccaaaataataatcaacatgGTTTTGTAAAAGGCAGATCGACAAACACTAATCTGGTGGCATATGTAGACCGTATTATGATGTTAATGGACGATCAAATACAAGTCGATGCTATCTACACAGACTTTTCGAAAGCCTTCGACAGAGTATGTCATgatacactattaaaaaaactatacagtTTTGGAATAGTTGGTTCTTTACTCGATTGGCTTAAATCGTATTTAAACGATCGTACACAATACGTTGTCGTAAGTGGTTTTCGATCTGTCTCTTACAGAGTCAGTTCTGGGGTTCCCCAAGGGTCACATCTAGGTCCATGGCTTTTCAATGTTTTCATAAGGGATGTATCCAACACAATCAAGCATAGTGAAGTTTTCCTTTTTGCAGATGATTTGAAACTTATTAAaccaattaaaagtaatttagacTCTGTACATCTTCAAGATGATTTAAACGCTTTACATAAGTGGTGTGAAAtgaacaaaatgataatgaatcccgaaaaatgttttcatataaagttcacccgcaataaaaaaaactttccatCAGATTATTACATACAGAGATGCATTTTAAAAGAAGTTACACAAATTCGGGATCTGGGCATCATTTTAGATTCAAAGCTGACTTTTTTGCCGCAATTTGATAACATCACTGCAAAAGCATCATTAAAGAAATTTgggttttttaattagaaatgccaaaatatttaaaaatgcgtcaacaaaaataatgttatacaatgTATATGTGCGCACCATCCTAGAGTATTGTAGTACAGTATGGTCGCCACATTATAACGTGAATCAACTTAAAATTGAGAGagtacaaaaaagatttttgcgtcatttaactttttcaagtgaaggttcaaaacaaaattataattacaaagatcAATTAGCATTTTATAACATGTACAGCCTTTCAAGTCGTAGAATTCTCTTGGATCTTTTGTTCTTGTACAAAATAGTCAGAAATAAAATCGACTGCCCTCAAATTCTCAGGGGAATAAATTTCAATGTGCCTAGGAAAGTATGTCCACGTTATCCAATAAGTGTATTTTACATTAGACCATCTAAAACTAAACTAGGACAAAATGCACCTCTTGTAAGATTaggtaaaacatataataaatactcaatGTCACTTGACATATTTAAGGActccattaataaatacaaaaaatatattctggagttattattaaaatcgtaactacaaaataaaacatttattgtaagcatgtaaatttaagaaattaatgaaaaatgtattcaatgttattattaatttttttttatacttaaatttttaattttttttttaattaattactatttattgtttttcttatttaaattattttgtcatatgttattaatgtGATAAATGATTTGAGTgcactaatttataatacttttttagctttattttcaatgttattaattattaatttaaattaatttatttttaaatctttaattttatatacaaatgtggtTAGCAATTGTTAGTAttcagtattataaaaatattgcttatattgtaatctgtcttaagtaaaacaaaaaaaatatattgtacctaAGAATGCATGTTGTGGCCGTCTTAAAGAGTCgcacattttatataagtttcaatGTGTTTTTATGATTACATGTGTAAGTGTTGTGACTGCTGATGgtccttaataaaataaaataaaaaaaataaaataaaataaaatgataatatttccaGGTCGTCTTAATTGCTCGACGATCACATATGCTCTGCTCGCCTCATACGTGCTCCAAGCTGAAGTGGGGGATAGAGAGGGGAGGGTAAACGTTGCGATGCTCACAgagcaccacgctgttcctctGCAAGTGATCACACCAGACTTAGAGGATAAAGTTGATGAGCTGTATAGAAAACACAAGTATGTACTGAGTACTTTATCTGTTTTAGAGAAAAATAACATGAGCAGAggaaaactttaatatttcctAGGGgcctccggcttcgcacgggtgcaatgatatgacatcacagccGCATCAAAagccgttgcgtagttttaaagatttaagcatacatagggatatagggacagagaaagagacttttttttatactatgtagtgatatagaATTTAGTTGtcgcttttaattatataaattatgttctttcttgaattcaagtttgcttcatacaaaatttcatcaaattcggcacAATGGTTTGGTAGTGAACAGTATATAGCAACTGACAGAtaaagtaactttcacatttttttaattattatagattaattcaAAGTGTTAGTAATAGGTAAATAGTTATACTATTTCTAATTCCAGAGGTCAAACTCCAGCTGAAGCCGAACTGAACTATCTCGAGAACGCGAAAAAACTGGCCATGTACGGGGCCGAGTTACACAGTGTTAAGGACTCAGAAGACGTTGACATCGAGCTCGCTGTCTGCGCGGCTGGAATCTCCGTCTTAAGAGATGGGTGAGGTCCTATAATCGTACTAGTGATACACAGAAGAAAAACTTTTAGAGTTTGTCAGAAACAAttgattacaacaacaacaacagcctgtaaattcccactgctaggctaaagcttctccctttgaggagaaggtttggaacatattccaccacgctgttgcgggtaggtggaatacacatgtggcagaatttctatgaaatttgtcacatgcaagtttcttcacgatgtttcccttcaccgctgagcacgagatgaattataaagacaaattaagcacatgaatcagcggtgcttgcctgggtttgaacccgcaatcatcggttgagatgcacgcgttctaaccactgggccatctcgactcatataatTGATTAATGTTGAAATATACTGTTTACTATTTATCTGAAaacaaataacttaaaattgtattttctgtgctgaacaaattaatttaaaataatcgtacgcttttcaattaattttaatacgtttttgctaaatttaaactttaattaatgtgtttaaagttaataaaaataagttttaaataaattatggtcaaatgtttataattaaaaaaaaacaattgtgttgtgtattttatgttattttaatatttaatcttgaCTGTGTATGATTAACGAGTAAATAATCTATAGTAAAAATTTATAGTAAGTTACTCTTGAAAGTAAATCTATAACTATAATAGAAATGGTGTGTCCCTGTGTATTTACTAAATTCAtgtgtgtatacacggtacataaataacttttttttttcaatttttgtttgtccgtctgactgtctgtttgtcccggctaatctatggaacagctggaccgattttgatgatactttcactggcaaaaaactgatgtaataataaacttaggctacaacaataacgttttcgtttaattcaaacgcgcgcGTAGTCGATGTCACAGGTAAACGATATCATCAAATAAACATTCGAATTTCCCCAGTATGGTCATGAACCGGTTCCCCTGGGCGAAGATCCTCAAGATCAGCTACAACAAACGCACGTACACTTTGAGACTCAGGGCCAGCGAATTCGACGAGTTCGAAACCCACGTCAGCTTCAAGTTGGCCTCCACTCGCTCCAGCAAACGGCTTTGGAGGTGCAGCGTGGAGCACCATATGTTCTTCAGGTACATAATCTCGAACAACCTATCAAATCAATGGCCCCAAGCTCAGTtcagaattaaaatatactttattcgagaaGCATTTTTATAAGCGCTTTAGAATCGTAAGATTATAATTGACTTTGCAGTCAATACGAAATACCAACATCATtgaacattgtttatattttgcatTATCGATTGGTGTTTACAATCCGTCTCGTGCCCAGCGGTGAAGAAAATATCGTGGGGAAAATtgcatgttttataaatttagatttataatGTACTAACTATGGGAGTTTCTTGCTATTTTTTCACTGGAGGTTTCTTTCAGAAACGGTcagaaatttctatgaaattagacacatttcctcacgatgttttccatcaccgccgaggttgagatgagttataaacaccaattaagcacataactattcagtggtgcttgaacGTTGAACTcataatcatcggttcagatgcacgcgttctaaccactgggccatctcagctgttaCAATGATACGTGTGTGATGTATTGCGGCAGACGCGAGGCGCCAGTGGCGGTGGAGCGCGTGTCGGGCTGGCCGCGTCTCGGCTCGCGGCGCGTGTCTTGCCGCCGCACGCTGCGACAGCTACGCGACCCCGCCGCCCCGCACGCCCCGCACGCCGCCTGACACCACGCCAACCCGCTGCCACAGCTGTGTGTCAAATAGAGCAACATCTTTGCTCGAAATAGCGCGAAGCATAGTCGCGTAAGTGTGCAAAAACTTTTTGGCGCTAAAACGCCTGTTCGTTGATGAAAAGCAATAAGGTAACATTACGAAAATGGGAGTACTTTCGTGAATGTGTGCGAACACTTGGACGAagattataaagtttttaaatactgTATTCAAGTAGGACTTTAGGAGAATTAGACTAAGCGATTTAGACTGCcatattgtaagtaaataattgtaataacataTCAGTTCTATGAAAAGGTAAATTAAACTGGTTCGGgtataattatacttaaaaggTTACGACAAACTCAGTGCTTACTTACTCTTtggtatacatattataaaatttgagtgtctctTTGTAAAATGTGATCATATATCAACAGATCATAATAATGCTTATGTAACAGAAATtgactatattattaatataataattagtataaaactTTTTGTCGCACAGCTTTTCTTTCATTATTAGTtagttaatagaaaaatattctttaatattacctatgaaacatataatttacttttttattaatacaaacgttagtttaatcaaaataagtgccattaatattatataattaatgaatatgatTGTAtgtgattatattaattacactacagatcagttattttaattaattaagtattattatacacATTTTCGTATAAAACTAACAACCTCATAAAAGCCTTAAGTCATCCTTTTATAAGATATACAATGTATAAAGTTTCTATcggtttaaaatgtttatactgATAATAACCATGTACCCTAATTAATTAACGAATTGAGAACAACCGTGTacgttataatatttcaaatacatacataatataagattgtaaattaacatagttatttttattattaaagttatttatttcgggatatttaccatatttttttatttttgttcggtggagctcgacatttcgacattatctacgaatttcTTGTTTACGAGACATCTACCAGCAAACTTCAGtcaatatcccgaaatcaataactttaatacaaacacaatgtattaataattacaaatccTACAGAAAATTGAATATTCGCAAAACTCTAACGTAagctttataaaaacatattaaattagtgTATTTACGATCGATACGACGCTACGATACGATCGAAccaaaaaaatttacattatgaAACAATTTCATTGaccttttaaaaattattttctatacaaCTGGTATAATGCCGTATCTATACACtttattgatttgaaattttttcCCTTTGATAATCTCTCAGCAACGAAGTAACTAATAAGGATTCAGgtttttgctttttattttattctgttatataaaataaataaatacatctagTATCAATACCAAAACGGATTTATCCTAAGAATGTAATATCTGATCTAGAATATTCACAATCTTAcctcatttaaaaatgtaataaaatgtgtatgatgaaaaaataaataaataaattagcaataatcggattattgttttattttgaatcaatttaacatttaatatacacTTGAGAAGTAAAAATtcttttaatgattaaaaattgattaagatgcacgtgttataaccactgggcaatctcagctcttaaagcattaagatatattatatttattatatacaatgattacaaaatgatatttataaagaaaaacaatttgtaAAGTGAACGGTATAAAAAAAAGGTCGTTACTGTTTCTGAAtcataatttgacaaaaaactTCCGGGCCTCGTTCTAAGTAGTAAGCGATCTAAGTGTATGTTTCCGCGTGCTTAAAAATGTCCCGaagtaatatgtatttatattaattctaaGAATTTTTCATATGGCAACCTTTTTatgtcattaaaagtataaatagtatttttattttgttttattactttattttagtaCTTAAGTTACTTACTGAAtgattattacttataaaatatataattataattatttacattacaaattgtaatttgtgcaatgtattttaaatacatacatctgCTTGTCTGTTTAAAGGTTTCTCGGGATAGATATTTCTTTacgatgataattaattaatttctcagATGAATAACACATAGGAAATAatacttcacttaaaatattccttttttatttccaCTTGATCGTAAGTGGCACCACTGCACAGAGACTTTGTCTCTGTTACAAATCGCTATTGTAACGAGTATCGCCAGTGCTACACCAACAtaaactaagatggtatgtcccttatCCCTGTAGTTATAAGGGCTCCTCGGAATGGAAACGAAACACGAAAGTACTAAGCAATGCTGTttgataattcaataaataataaaatcacagAATACTTAACAAATTGGAGTATTCTGCGATTTGTCTAAAGCATTTGACTTTGTAGAACATGAGACGCTATCTAATCTGTATAAGCTCAAAAAATTACGGAATTAAAGGTAAAGTTCTCAATCTCGTTGCTTCATAACTTAACTCAAAGATTCCAGCGAGTTTTCATTAGTGGAAtgaagtcttctggatctacgttaaaaaggGTGTTTTACGAGGTtaaattttgggtccctttctattttaaaagtatttgtgaTATAATGTTGTTCGCTGACGATACTTTACTAATTTTTAAGGAGGTGAAAAAACTGACTATGGCGATCTAAACGGTCCATTATCATATATACACGATTGCATAAAGTGTTCTGGGTCCGTAGACGTATGTCCACGAAGGTGTTCCTCGAGGATCAATTTTGGGTCCCATTCTATTTTTAGTATTCATACATTAACTGTCTTGTTTcttatgttaaaggtatttgtatgTAAGGTCGACAGGAgaaaaaattattatgacaatGTGAACAAAATTTGTTTTCCAGGTGTTCGAAAAACGCGCGTTAAAACCGGTAGCTAGCTTGGGGGCACATTTTCGTAGTACGATTGGAAGGCTGACTTTCCTCTGTCATTCAGAGTCGAGTTGGACGCGAAGATAGAGCCTGAAAGCCCTCTCCTTCTCGGCCAATTGGCCAATGACTCACCATCCTTGCGTCCGtcaatgcgctggtatttacgtcacgagacgccgatgcgttgtCCATGCTTGGTACAGATACCGCTTTTAaactaatacaattaaaacattaagataaacaatatatatttttaaactattaatatttatttaattattaacaatacaatACTATATGCATTTCATTACAGGACATGGTTATCCCAATTCGATGTTACAgcacgtttatttattttatttatttatttaatatgggaCTCCAACACAGGTACATacgtaatacaaaaaatacaagtttagacaataaaatatcaaatgtaCCTCCAATTATAGGAGAACACAACATGCACTTATAAAGTATTGAActctaaaacaaaacttaagaaataaaaagaaaataaaaaaaaaaaactaaaacttataattacaagacaatgaaataaaataatttatcgaaaactatttaacaaaaaaaattaaaataagtactgACGTCATAtagtataaattcaaattagtaTATATCCTTATGAGTTCACTCAGGCTGCAAGAAAACAAATCAACCCTGTCCGCTATTATATTGAGAGCACTTaacgtatatatattatctagTATTGTAATCCGATAAAGGAGGTGATAGCGGTGACTacttgcaataattttaatccccatatgcataatccaaaagtgaaccatttttgagttatcatgttttttatcttttaacaaatttggcaaaaatgcaacttcaaaaatttatttaaaaaaagtatcaattaaaatcacttttttcttctgttttattaaaacgattaaacactggatatttgtcaatgtttaaataataattatctgtacaaaatttaaaaatgcgagattaaaaacaataacccCTCTATCGCATCAAATCGTTTCGCCAATATCTCCCTCAGAAGATTGTGAAGTACAGATTACACAATTATTAGGATAcgaatttccaaaaaataactCTTCCTTCAGGGACCACTTTGTGAGGATAATGGTAAGGgtagaatcctgcattattcactgtagaacatgctgtgtgtgctgtacaacatcacatacattactctgatcccaacgtaagtagctaaagaacttgtattatggaaaatcagaagtaacgacggcaccacagacacccagacccaagacaacatagaaaactaatgaattttgtacatcaactcggccgagaatcgaacctgggaccacAGAGTGGCGTTctcatgaaaaccagtgtacacactattccaccgcggaggtcgtcgaaaatgtaccaaactttctcctcaaaggtagaagaggctttagctcagcagtgggaaatttataggctgttattgttgtatttcgacatttaaaatatattatctgttattCTAATtcgatttagttttattttctaGAGCTGTAACGTTTGACCTAGTTCAGTATCAACTGAAAATTTGTCCATAAACTGCTGATATTAGAAGATGTGAAATGAAGGACAAGTATAGATAGATGGAACACGTATACAGTTCAATGGCAGGAGTATAGATAAGCAAAACTTATGTTTAGAACGTAacctcattattataattaaataaacttgagcgattaCAAAGCATCTGTATACGGTTTATTGGTTTACGTAAATATGAAAAACTCAAATAGCTCCCTATTCATCATCGTAGGAATACTCACATCCTAAGACGTCTCTATTCAATTCTTTTCGATCCAGCGACTCCCTTCTATCTTAAAAAGCGATTCGAGCGCCTGAGGGACACTCATAGGCGCACTCTTCGATCGggcgaaaatttaatttacaaaattattgcaCCTcccatatttttattacaaccagtttcgctgttttagcgatatgGCTGTCTGTTGCATTAATGCTACTTACAGTGTTAATCCAAAAGTATAATGGAACATTTAGTGTTGGTGCAATCAGGTgataggtgaggaagggccccggagCATAGAAAAGTATCGGGTCCTCATCCCCTCTTTCCCACCTCcctttaagtaataattaccctttaaaattatagataccaaataagaaatcttgtgcgtaGGGTCGTGGATtcctagcttcagaagcttaagctTTAGTTCAAAGCATAACAGCATTGTGttacatattaaacaatttaaatagagTTTTTAATTACGTcgtatttttagaatatttggCTGAGATCTTATATTTTTTGCtgagttatttattacaaagtaaGGCCACTAGTATGGATACAATAAAGGTGTATCTATAATTATCTTCTATTACTTTTAACCACTGCGCGTTAAAAAACAATGGTTCCTCACAACCGGTTGAACGAAACCATACAAAAAAGTTAGTAACATTGAAcgaattaaaccttttttttatatgttgtaaaAAGTTTAAGATATTTATCTCTTTGATGTCTGTTgagatttttaatctgtatattttaatgtacataGCATAATaatatctatgcatataatagaattggagtatctctttgtaatattgaaataaccgctttttactaaatgcatatgtcaTACGATCCATATACTAAattagcatttttttaaaattttagtctgtctgtctatttgtttcggctaatcgctgaccgattttgacggggctttcaaaatattcttaatgtAGTATGgggtaacttaggttacaatttttattcttgTTATATTAGAACCACGCACGAAATCGCGATATAgctattatatgaataaaaacaaaataaaattttatgataactgtcgtttttctttattaaacga contains:
- the LOC124540325 gene encoding protein 4.1 homolog — encoded protein: MRESLRRLASDDAMAPRSCSGRVRVELLTGDHITIDVARKASGADLLDAICDDLDIVEKDYFGLLHVHRSDPRVWVDLKRRLSKTFRNEPWEVKMAVKFYPPEPSELNDEASRYQLGLAIRRDLIEGRLNCSTITYALLASYVLQAEVGDREGRVNVAMLTEHHAVPLQVITPDLEDKVDELYRKHKGQTPAEAELNYLENAKKLAMYGAELHSVKDSEDVDIELAVCAAGISVLRDGMVMNRFPWAKILKISYNKRTYTLRLRASEFDEFETHVSFKLASTRSSKRLWRCSVEHHMFFRREAPVAVERVSGWPRLGSRRVSCRRTLRQLRDPAAPHAPHAA